In Thermoanaerobaculia bacterium, the following are encoded in one genomic region:
- a CDS encoding HNH endonuclease — PMNGLALNALHDAAFDSGLVTLDMKGRLVLSTRLREHVPYRLFEDFFTRFEGTAVAAPVRFQPSEENLAYHRENVFQL, encoded by the coding sequence CCGATGAATGGCCTTGCGTTAAATGCTTTGCATGACGCGGCCTTCGACTCCGGACTGGTTACCTTGGACATGAAAGGTCGACTCGTGCTCTCGACCAGACTCAGAGAACATGTGCCTTATCGGCTCTTCGAGGATTTCTTCACTCGGTTCGAGGGGACGGCCGTTGCTGCGCCGGTACGATTTCAACCATCGGAAGAGAACCTCGCCTACCACCGT